Proteins encoded within one genomic window of Nonomuraea gerenzanensis:
- a CDS encoding terpene synthase family protein → MPCPFPSEVNDHASEVDAESHAWLAASNMLKGADTIEHFRRSKIGLLAARTNPTVSRDSLRLINDWYNWLFAFDDAFCEGELMGHRASALARALPPLLEILDGRRHPDADDPFGLALNELLRRISEYATPAQVDRWRITVKEYLFAQIWEAANREVDLIPTPEDYVLMRRITGATYTCFALIDAGGGYRLEAEEWHHPDVRTLSDLACDLIGWDNDLLSYAKERGNDKARHNLVTVLATHKCLNLQDALREVAQMHNDAIAAFIDRRAALEQWAPLPVRKYVRGLEHWVRGHIEFSLGSARYVHAWPDGTQWPQAV, encoded by the coding sequence TTGCCATGTCCGTTCCCGAGTGAGGTCAACGATCATGCCTCGGAGGTCGACGCGGAGAGCCACGCATGGCTGGCCGCCTCCAACATGCTCAAAGGCGCCGACACCATCGAGCACTTCCGGCGCTCCAAGATCGGCCTGCTCGCGGCACGGACCAACCCCACCGTGTCACGTGACAGCCTCCGGCTGATCAACGACTGGTACAACTGGCTGTTCGCCTTCGACGACGCGTTCTGCGAGGGCGAGCTCATGGGGCACCGGGCCTCCGCACTCGCCCGCGCCCTCCCGCCGCTCCTCGAGATCCTCGACGGACGCCGGCACCCCGACGCCGACGACCCCTTCGGCCTCGCACTCAACGAGCTGCTGCGCCGCATCTCGGAGTACGCCACCCCCGCCCAGGTGGACCGGTGGCGCATCACGGTGAAGGAATACCTGTTCGCCCAGATCTGGGAGGCAGCCAATCGCGAAGTCGATCTCATCCCGACACCCGAGGACTACGTCCTCATGCGCCGCATCACCGGAGCCACCTACACCTGCTTCGCCCTCATCGACGCGGGCGGCGGCTACCGGCTGGAGGCCGAGGAATGGCACCACCCCGACGTCCGCACACTCTCCGACCTGGCGTGCGACCTCATCGGCTGGGACAACGACCTGCTGTCGTACGCCAAGGAACGCGGCAACGACAAGGCCAGGCACAACCTGGTCACGGTGCTGGCCACGCACAAGTGCCTCAACCTCCAGGACGCGCTGCGCGAGGTCGCGCAGATGCACAACGACGCCATCGCCGCCTTCATCGACAGGCGCGCGGCACTCGAACAGTGGGCCCCTCTCCCGGTCCGCAAGTACGTACGAGGTCTCGAGCACTGGGTGCGAGGCCACATAGAGTTCTCCCTCGGCAGTGCGCGTTACGTGCACGCCTGGCCTGACGGCACCCAGTGGCCGCAGGCCGTCTAA
- a CDS encoding MIP/aquaporin family protein, producing the protein MAGGLARRGLTGELVAEFAGTMVLILFGAGVVAQVVAAQLGDHDSIAWAWGIGVTLGIYVAGRTTGAHLNPAVTLGFAVFRGFPWPKVVPYVLAQTAGAFVAALLVRWNYSEVLAMADPGHTLKTQIVFSTLPGNGTLPVDMWGALRDQILGTAILLFVVFALSDTANMAPSANLGPFVIGLLVVGIGMSFGTDAGYAINPARDFGPRLASFLTGYGGAWRDQYGDLYFWVPIVGPLVGGALGAGLYQACIARFLPQGEDRDTVKPSD; encoded by the coding sequence GTGGCCGGAGGTCTCGCCCGCCGGGGGCTGACAGGGGAGCTCGTCGCCGAGTTCGCGGGCACGATGGTGCTCATCCTGTTCGGCGCCGGCGTGGTCGCCCAGGTGGTGGCGGCCCAGCTCGGCGATCACGACAGCATCGCCTGGGCGTGGGGCATCGGCGTGACGCTCGGCATCTACGTCGCCGGCCGCACCACGGGCGCGCACCTCAACCCCGCCGTCACGCTGGGCTTCGCCGTCTTCAGGGGCTTCCCCTGGCCCAAGGTCGTCCCGTACGTCCTCGCCCAGACCGCCGGAGCCTTCGTCGCCGCCCTCCTCGTGCGCTGGAACTACTCCGAGGTGCTGGCCATGGCCGACCCCGGCCACACCCTCAAGACGCAGATCGTCTTCTCCACCCTGCCCGGCAACGGCACCCTGCCGGTGGACATGTGGGGCGCGCTGCGCGACCAGATCCTCGGCACCGCGATCCTGCTCTTCGTCGTCTTCGCCCTGTCCGACACGGCCAACATGGCGCCGAGCGCGAACCTGGGGCCGTTCGTCATCGGCCTGCTCGTCGTCGGCATCGGCATGTCCTTCGGTACCGACGCCGGCTACGCCATCAATCCGGCGCGCGACTTCGGGCCGCGCCTGGCCAGCTTCCTCACCGGCTACGGCGGCGCGTGGCGCGACCAGTACGGGGACCTGTACTTCTGGGTCCCGATCGTCGGCCCGCTGGTCGGCGGCGCGCTCGGCGCCGGCCTGTACCAGGCGTGCATCGCCCGCTTCCTCCCGCAGGGCGAGGACCGCGACACCGTGAAGCCGTCCGACTGA
- a CDS encoding tyrosine-protein phosphatase: MTRWIDLEGAVNARDLGGLPTRDGGRTRHGQIFRADNLQGLTPADVELLVGELRLRHVVDLRSTAEVSLEGPGPLTRVPEVRHHHLTLFAEGGRHTDVEADTIDGDRVLPWAERVVDEELRVTGFYFGYLRDRPDSVVAALRAMALSDGASLVHCAAGKDRTGVLSAMALELAGVTREAIVEDYVATGERLELILKRLRSSETYRGDLDSRPADDHLPRARYIEQFLGVLDDRFGGPLGWLRQNGWTEEDTAAMRARLRG, from the coding sequence ATGACGAGGTGGATCGATCTGGAAGGCGCGGTCAACGCGCGTGACCTGGGCGGACTGCCTACTCGTGACGGTGGCCGCACCCGTCATGGGCAGATCTTCCGCGCCGACAACCTGCAGGGGCTCACGCCCGCCGACGTGGAGCTGCTGGTGGGCGAGCTGAGGCTGCGGCACGTGGTGGACCTGCGCTCCACCGCGGAGGTGTCGCTGGAGGGGCCGGGGCCGCTGACCCGGGTGCCCGAGGTGCGCCACCACCACCTGACGCTGTTCGCGGAGGGCGGCCGGCACACCGACGTGGAGGCCGACACCATCGACGGCGACCGGGTGCTGCCCTGGGCCGAGCGGGTGGTGGACGAGGAGCTGCGGGTGACCGGCTTCTACTTCGGCTACCTGCGTGACCGGCCCGACTCCGTGGTGGCGGCGCTGCGGGCGATGGCGCTGAGCGACGGCGCCTCGCTGGTGCACTGCGCGGCGGGCAAGGACCGCACCGGGGTGCTGTCGGCGATGGCGCTGGAGCTGGCCGGGGTGACCCGGGAGGCGATCGTCGAGGACTACGTGGCCACGGGGGAGCGGCTGGAGCTGATTCTCAAGCGGCTGCGCTCCAGCGAGACCTACCGGGGCGACCTCGACTCGCGCCCGGCCGACGACCACTTGCCCAGGGCGCGTTACATCGAGCAGTTCCTCGGTGTGCTCGACGACCGCTTCGGCGGGCCGCTGGGCTGGCTGCGCCAGAACGGCTGGACGGAGGAGGACACGGCCGCGATGCGCGCCCGCCTGCGCGGCTGA
- a CDS encoding ankyrin repeat domain-containing protein: MGNMDGEAEFEESATKLFGLAGAGGTEALPAHVGAAVPVGLTNGKGDTLLMPAAYYGHAETVRMLVTSGADPDRANDRGHTPLDGAVFKKESAVVRALLDAGADPDGGRPSAVETARMFANDQFIQWFEQRDS, encoded by the coding sequence ATGGGCAACATGGACGGGGAGGCGGAGTTCGAGGAGTCCGCCACGAAGCTGTTCGGCCTGGCCGGAGCGGGAGGGACGGAGGCGCTGCCGGCCCACGTGGGAGCCGCGGTGCCGGTCGGTCTGACCAACGGCAAAGGTGACACTTTGCTGATGCCGGCGGCTTATTACGGTCACGCCGAGACCGTACGCATGCTTGTAACAAGCGGCGCTGATCCGGATCGTGCCAACGACCGTGGGCATACGCCGCTCGACGGCGCGGTCTTCAAGAAGGAGTCTGCCGTGGTCAGAGCGCTGCTGGACGCCGGAGCCGATCCGGACGGAGGTCGGCCTTCCGCGGTGGAGACCGCGCGAATGTTCGCGAATGACCAGTTTATCCAATGGTTCGAGCAAAGAGATTCATAG
- a CDS encoding ATP-binding protein: MPWAAPVSAGLAAAAASVLAASVEWEIPPAAKIGVTVAAALLVGLTTWATTESRGGAGRARPRSEPGPPAPDQWPPVPEHFTGRTEALAELREVFSARRGSADLSPPLVVSVYGRGGVGKSALMTRFGQEVAGWFPDGRLYADLRGGVDAPVRPDEVLIGFLRALDVRLTTDPGGLEELRKLWLTWTKGRRILIGLDNAHAAEQVKPLIPAEPGCAVLVTSRAPLFLNGTHDTRLGEFSEAHGVELLARLAGGARVVDDLEAAKEVVRLCDYLPLAINICGGRLATREQWTMREMANRLADTRRILDLLEVAPTVDKSVRASVQLSYDDCTGMQRRLLRLLSALTSPDVPGWVAGELLDSSGLDGADQLEALMDAQLAECSGTDQTGTMRYRLHDLVRVFAAELAGQDEEERRRAAIERVLYGYRRRAEEAAQNRWPQDWSRGGRRASAEGQHGAGDWLNAERLSLIAMVHLAHQLRLWELTWGLARAFCSLCHSLRAYWADWVAVAELGCQAAEQSGDRRSLAIALLDAAAVHGGLGLRERGLAESEQALAIFEELGESWWAARAMRTIGMTLFSDGNLDRAQDYLIGAITAFKGEDDLWWMARTQRNLAEMRMAERRPEEARELLEDALEIFKREGNRYSEAQTLRVYGEVLAAQARGEYRDGDRRLAANLFTRAGFSLDRAGEMFKQRGELWEEARCLRAAGEVGDPDNGLRELDHVRRCEEILLALGDSWGVARTAVSAGRALARLGRIEESEQELRRAVHEFAELEDRWWMARSLRYLGEAHLDAGGRGAAVEPLEQARDIYRSLGNEAGMRRTLELLRRAAPST, translated from the coding sequence ATGCCCTGGGCGGCTCCCGTCTCCGCCGGTCTGGCCGCCGCCGCCGCGAGTGTGCTGGCCGCGTCCGTGGAGTGGGAGATCCCGCCCGCCGCCAAGATCGGCGTCACCGTGGCCGCGGCCCTGCTCGTCGGCCTGACCACCTGGGCCACCACCGAGTCGCGCGGCGGCGCCGGCAGGGCCCGGCCCCGGTCGGAGCCCGGCCCGCCGGCCCCCGACCAGTGGCCGCCCGTGCCCGAGCACTTCACCGGCCGCACCGAGGCGCTGGCGGAGCTGCGCGAGGTGTTCTCCGCCCGGCGCGGGTCCGCCGACCTCTCGCCGCCCCTGGTCGTCTCCGTGTACGGGCGCGGCGGCGTCGGCAAGTCGGCGCTGATGACCAGGTTCGGGCAGGAGGTGGCCGGCTGGTTCCCCGACGGCCGGCTCTACGCCGACCTGCGCGGCGGCGTGGACGCCCCGGTGCGGCCCGACGAGGTGCTGATCGGGTTCCTGCGGGCGCTGGACGTGCGCCTGACCACCGATCCCGGCGGGCTGGAGGAGCTGCGCAAGCTCTGGCTGACCTGGACCAAGGGCCGCAGGATCCTCATCGGCCTGGACAACGCGCACGCCGCCGAGCAGGTCAAGCCGCTGATCCCGGCCGAGCCCGGCTGCGCGGTGCTGGTCACCTCCCGCGCCCCGCTCTTCCTGAACGGCACGCACGACACGCGGCTCGGCGAGTTCAGCGAGGCGCACGGGGTGGAGCTGCTGGCCAGGCTGGCCGGCGGGGCCAGGGTCGTGGACGACCTGGAGGCCGCCAAGGAGGTCGTGCGGCTGTGCGACTACCTGCCGCTGGCGATCAACATCTGCGGCGGCCGGCTGGCCACCCGCGAGCAGTGGACGATGCGCGAGATGGCCAACCGCCTCGCGGACACGCGGCGCATCCTCGACCTGCTGGAAGTGGCGCCCACGGTGGACAAGAGCGTGCGCGCCTCCGTACAGCTCAGCTACGACGACTGCACCGGCATGCAGCGCCGCCTGCTGCGCCTGCTCAGCGCGCTGACCTCGCCCGACGTGCCCGGCTGGGTGGCCGGCGAGCTGCTCGACAGCTCCGGCCTCGACGGCGCCGACCAGCTGGAGGCGCTGATGGACGCCCAGCTCGCCGAGTGCTCGGGCACCGACCAGACCGGCACGATGCGCTACCGCCTGCACGACCTGGTCCGGGTGTTCGCCGCCGAGCTGGCCGGCCAGGACGAGGAGGAGCGGCGCAGGGCCGCCATCGAGCGGGTGCTCTACGGCTACCGCCGCCGCGCCGAGGAGGCCGCCCAGAACCGCTGGCCGCAGGACTGGAGCAGGGGCGGCCGGCGGGCCAGCGCCGAGGGGCAGCACGGGGCGGGCGACTGGCTCAACGCCGAGCGGCTCTCGCTCATCGCCATGGTCCACCTGGCCCACCAGCTCCGGCTCTGGGAGCTGACGTGGGGGCTGGCCAGGGCGTTCTGCTCGCTGTGCCACTCGCTGCGCGCGTACTGGGCCGACTGGGTGGCCGTGGCGGAGCTGGGCTGCCAGGCCGCGGAGCAGAGCGGCGACCGCCGCTCGCTGGCCATCGCGCTGCTCGACGCCGCGGCCGTGCACGGCGGGCTGGGCCTGCGCGAGCGCGGGCTGGCCGAGTCGGAACAAGCGTTAGCGATCTTCGAAGAGCTGGGCGAGTCCTGGTGGGCGGCCAGGGCCATGCGCACGATCGGCATGACGCTGTTCAGCGACGGCAACCTGGACCGGGCGCAGGACTACCTGATCGGGGCCATCACCGCGTTCAAGGGCGAGGACGACCTGTGGTGGATGGCCCGCACCCAGCGCAACCTGGCCGAGATGCGGATGGCGGAGCGGCGGCCTGAGGAGGCCAGGGAGCTGCTGGAGGACGCCCTGGAGATCTTCAAGCGGGAGGGCAACCGCTACTCCGAGGCGCAGACCCTGCGCGTCTACGGCGAGGTGCTGGCGGCCCAGGCCCGCGGCGAGTACCGCGACGGCGACCGCCGGCTGGCCGCGAACCTGTTCACCAGGGCCGGCTTCAGCCTCGACCGGGCCGGCGAGATGTTCAAGCAGCGCGGGGAGCTGTGGGAGGAGGCGCGCTGCCTGCGGGCCGCCGGCGAGGTGGGCGACCCCGACAACGGGCTGCGCGAGCTGGATCACGTGCGGCGCTGCGAGGAGATCCTCCTCGCGCTGGGCGACTCGTGGGGGGTGGCCAGGACCGCGGTGTCCGCAGGGCGGGCGCTGGCCAGGCTCGGCCGGATCGAGGAGTCCGAGCAGGAGCTGCGGCGGGCGGTGCACGAGTTCGCGGAGCTGGAGGACCGGTGGTGGATGGCCAGGAGCCTGCGCTACCTCGGCGAGGCGCACCTGGACGCGGGCGGGCGCGGGGCGGCGGTGGAGCCGCTGGAGCAGGCCAGGGACATCTACCGCAGCCTCGGGAACGAGGCCGGCATGCGCAGGACGCTGGAGCTCCTGCGGCGCGCGGCCCCCTCTACGTGA
- a CDS encoding proteasome assembly chaperone family protein, with the protein MFDPKDLYELADDAPELADPVLLYHFDGFVDAGSAGRLAVGHLLAELEHRVVATFDVDRLLDYRSRRPIMTFDTDRWVECESPELAVHVAKDATGTQFLVMSGPEPDREWELFTKAVAALVTELKVSKLVTLHGIPMAVPHTRPLGITMHASRPELMNAQTSAFGRVQVPGSVAALLELRLGAQGHDALGYAVHVPHYLSQAEYPTAAVSGLEAVTRGTGLVFPMDALREAARRTTTEIEEQIRASSELSTAISGLEQQYDAFAGGAERENLMAETTPMPTGDELAAQFERFLAERDDE; encoded by the coding sequence GTGTTCGACCCGAAGGATCTCTACGAGCTCGCAGACGACGCGCCCGAGCTTGCCGATCCGGTGTTGCTGTACCACTTCGACGGCTTCGTCGACGCGGGCTCGGCCGGACGGCTCGCGGTGGGCCACCTGCTGGCCGAGCTGGAGCACCGGGTCGTGGCGACGTTCGACGTGGACCGGCTGCTGGACTACCGGTCGCGGCGACCCATCATGACGTTCGACACCGACCGGTGGGTGGAGTGCGAGAGCCCCGAGCTGGCCGTCCATGTCGCCAAGGACGCCACGGGGACGCAGTTCCTGGTGATGAGCGGGCCCGAGCCCGACCGTGAGTGGGAGTTGTTCACCAAGGCGGTGGCCGCGCTGGTGACGGAGCTGAAGGTGAGCAAGCTGGTGACACTGCACGGCATCCCGATGGCGGTGCCGCACACCCGCCCGCTCGGCATCACGATGCACGCCAGCAGGCCGGAGCTGATGAACGCGCAGACCAGCGCGTTCGGGCGGGTCCAGGTCCCCGGCAGCGTCGCCGCGCTGCTGGAGCTGCGCCTCGGCGCGCAGGGCCACGACGCGCTGGGCTACGCGGTGCACGTGCCGCACTACCTGTCGCAGGCGGAGTACCCGACCGCCGCGGTGAGCGGGCTGGAGGCCGTGACGCGGGGCACGGGGCTGGTGTTCCCGATGGACGCGCTGCGTGAGGCTGCCCGGCGGACGACGACGGAGATCGAGGAGCAGATCCGCGCCTCCAGCGAGCTGTCCACCGCGATCAGCGGGCTGGAGCAGCAGTACGACGCGTTCGCCGGGGGCGCGGAGCGCGAGAACCTGATGGCCGAGACCACCCCCATGCCCACAGGCGACGAGCTCGCCGCCCAGTTCGAGCGCTTCCTGGCCGAGCGCGACGACGAGTAG
- a CDS encoding Gfo/Idh/MocA family oxidoreductase: MSEIRVGLVGYGTAGAYFHAPLIHATPGLSLVAVVTGNPDRQAEVAGRYGAAAVTDVRELFERCDLVVVASPNRTHVATATAALTAGLPVVVDKPLARTAEEGRELVRLAKERGVLLTVFQNRRWDGDFRTVRRLAGEGRLGEVLRLESRFERWRPVPKGGWRESGGPEEVGGLLYDLGSHLVDQAMQLLGPVREVYCESDVRRAGVSADDDTFIALTHAGGARSHLWASSMAARLGPRFRVLGSAAAFVKYGMDVQEERLRAGMTPDSPGFGDDEEERWGVLGTEDDREIVRTEPGAYLDFYRGVAAALREGAAPPVAPESAVDALAVIEAARLSATERIVVRLDA; encoded by the coding sequence ATGAGTGAGATCCGCGTCGGCCTCGTCGGTTACGGCACCGCTGGGGCGTACTTCCACGCCCCGCTGATCCACGCCACGCCCGGCCTGTCCCTGGTGGCCGTCGTCACCGGGAATCCCGATCGCCAGGCCGAGGTGGCCGGCCGCTACGGCGCGGCGGCGGTGACCGACGTGCGGGAGCTGTTCGAGCGGTGCGACCTCGTCGTGGTCGCCTCGCCCAACAGGACGCACGTGGCCACGGCCACCGCCGCCCTGACCGCCGGCCTGCCCGTCGTCGTCGACAAGCCGCTGGCCAGGACCGCCGAGGAGGGCCGCGAGCTGGTCCGGCTGGCCAAGGAGCGCGGGGTCCTGCTCACCGTGTTCCAGAACCGGCGCTGGGACGGCGACTTCCGCACCGTGCGGCGGCTGGCCGGCGAGGGCCGGCTGGGCGAGGTGCTGCGCCTGGAGTCGAGGTTCGAGCGGTGGCGCCCGGTGCCGAAGGGCGGCTGGCGGGAGAGCGGCGGCCCCGAGGAGGTCGGCGGCCTGCTCTACGACCTGGGCAGTCACCTCGTCGACCAGGCGATGCAGCTGCTCGGGCCGGTGCGCGAGGTCTACTGCGAGAGCGACGTCAGGCGGGCGGGCGTCTCGGCCGACGACGACACCTTCATCGCGCTCACCCACGCGGGCGGCGCCCGGTCGCACCTGTGGGCCAGCTCGATGGCCGCGCGGCTCGGCCCCCGCTTCCGGGTGCTGGGCTCGGCCGCCGCGTTCGTGAAGTACGGGATGGACGTGCAGGAGGAGCGGCTCAGGGCGGGGATGACGCCCGACTCGCCCGGGTTCGGCGACGACGAGGAGGAGCGCTGGGGCGTGCTCGGCACGGAGGACGACCGGGAGATCGTCCGCACCGAGCCGGGGGCCTACCTCGACTTCTACCGGGGCGTGGCGGCGGCGCTGCGCGAGGGCGCGGCGCCGCCGGTGGCCCCGGAGAGCGCGGTGGACGCGCTGGCGGTCATCGAGGCGGCCCGCCTGTCCGCGACCGAGCGGATCGTCGTCCGCCTGGACGCGTAG
- a CDS encoding GNAT family N-acetyltransferase gives MYALRPAVPADYDAIAAVIDDWWGRPIQGALPRLFLDHFHRTSLIAEGASGEPAGFLIGILSPSLPDEAYIHFVGVAPGARQGGLGRLLYERFFELARADGRRVVKAITAPVNAASLAFHRRMGFETSEPIPGYNGPGTSLVTFSRPL, from the coding sequence GTGTACGCGCTGCGCCCGGCCGTGCCCGCCGACTACGACGCCATCGCCGCCGTGATCGACGACTGGTGGGGCCGCCCGATCCAGGGCGCCCTGCCGAGGCTCTTCCTCGACCACTTCCACCGGACGAGCCTGATCGCCGAGGGGGCCTCCGGCGAGCCGGCGGGTTTCCTGATCGGGATCCTGTCTCCTTCGCTGCCGGATGAGGCGTACATCCACTTCGTCGGGGTCGCGCCAGGGGCGCGGCAGGGCGGGCTGGGGCGCCTGCTGTACGAGCGGTTCTTCGAGCTGGCCCGTGCCGACGGGCGGCGCGTCGTCAAGGCCATCACGGCGCCGGTCAACGCCGCTTCCCTCGCCTTCCATCGCCGGATGGGGTTCGAGACGAGCGAGCCGATACCCGGCTACAACGGGCCCGGCACGAGCCTGGTGACGTTCAGCCGTCCCTTGTAG
- a CDS encoding ATP-binding protein: MRLLMATPTGWRREGNLPAELTSFIGRTRLLANLKRHLGESRLVTVTGIGGVGKSRTVLRLAHQVRSHYPDGVWFADLARLQDAGMVRHTIASALGIADQSSRAESESLSEWVGERDMLLIIDTCEHLVQGCAELVHELLEAAPNLKVLATSRQSLHLPYEHVVPVPPLQVPGDDPAESLFTNESVQLFAARAGASVPDFVLDEDNIAPVAELCRRLDGIPLAIELAAVRLRALSVEQILGLLADRFSLLAGASRTALPRHQTLRAAIGWSHELCEPAERLLWARLSVFAGDFELDAARFVCSDGRLPSEDITDLVTGLVEKSILLIRSNHAGVRYKLIDTLAEYGEEWLDKLGQKEQMAQRHLEYYLSLAQRSEDAWSGPRQIYWFVRMRQEHDNVRVALEHALKSPGKSVLALTLLSSLWFMWVCCGFAREGRLYLERALEANPTFSKERCKALWVLSYVKSAQGDSAGALAAAETCSTEAVRVGDSRAVILASKMQGTAALLQGDLQKASALLGVAIEFNTENRELNPGLLPAIVELSIVLTTQGELYEAESLLQDCLQVCKERGELWVSSHAQWALASTRIATGRIDDALQNAREALRIKRHFHDTLGTLMALETAARIFVLSDRLSLAAQLLGALQQNWKTAGLPQLGAPWMTEEHNACMRSCRQRMGELAYKDAFEEGARLDLDEASALALDDPDAPDES; the protein is encoded by the coding sequence GTGAGGCTGCTCATGGCCACCCCGACAGGCTGGCGGCGTGAAGGCAATCTGCCGGCGGAGCTGACCAGCTTCATCGGCCGGACCCGCCTCCTCGCCAACCTCAAACGACACCTCGGCGAGTCGCGGCTGGTGACCGTCACCGGCATCGGCGGCGTGGGCAAGTCGCGCACGGTGCTGCGGCTGGCGCACCAGGTGCGTTCCCACTATCCCGACGGCGTCTGGTTCGCCGACCTGGCCAGGCTGCAGGACGCGGGCATGGTCAGGCACACCATCGCCTCGGCCCTCGGCATCGCCGACCAGTCGTCGCGGGCGGAGTCGGAGTCGCTGTCGGAGTGGGTGGGCGAGCGCGACATGCTGCTCATCATCGACACCTGCGAGCACCTCGTGCAGGGCTGCGCCGAGCTGGTGCACGAGCTGCTGGAAGCGGCCCCCAACCTGAAGGTGCTGGCCACCAGCCGCCAGTCGCTGCACCTGCCCTACGAGCACGTCGTGCCGGTGCCGCCGCTGCAGGTGCCCGGCGACGACCCGGCAGAGAGCCTGTTCACCAACGAGTCGGTGCAGCTCTTCGCGGCCAGGGCGGGCGCGAGCGTGCCCGACTTCGTGCTGGACGAGGACAACATCGCCCCGGTGGCCGAGCTGTGCCGCAGGCTCGACGGCATCCCCCTGGCCATCGAGCTGGCCGCGGTGCGGCTGCGGGCGCTGTCGGTGGAGCAGATCCTGGGGCTGCTGGCCGACCGGTTCAGCCTGCTGGCCGGCGCGAGCCGCACGGCCCTGCCGCGCCACCAGACGCTGCGCGCGGCCATCGGCTGGAGTCACGAGCTGTGCGAGCCGGCCGAGCGGCTGCTGTGGGCGCGGCTGTCGGTGTTCGCGGGCGACTTCGAGCTCGACGCGGCCCGGTTCGTCTGCTCCGACGGGCGCCTGCCGTCCGAGGACATCACCGACCTGGTCACCGGGCTGGTGGAGAAGTCGATCCTGCTGATCAGGAGCAACCACGCCGGCGTACGGTACAAACTGATCGACACCCTGGCCGAGTACGGCGAGGAGTGGCTCGACAAGCTCGGCCAGAAGGAGCAGATGGCCCAGCGGCACCTGGAGTACTACCTGAGCCTGGCCCAGCGCAGCGAGGACGCCTGGTCGGGGCCGCGGCAGATCTACTGGTTCGTCCGCATGCGCCAGGAGCACGACAACGTCCGCGTCGCGCTGGAGCACGCGCTCAAGTCGCCCGGCAAGTCGGTCCTCGCGCTGACCCTGCTGTCGTCGTTGTGGTTCATGTGGGTGTGCTGCGGTTTCGCCCGCGAGGGCCGCCTGTATCTGGAGCGGGCGCTGGAGGCCAACCCGACGTTCAGCAAGGAGCGCTGCAAGGCGCTGTGGGTGCTGTCCTATGTCAAGAGCGCGCAGGGCGACAGCGCGGGCGCGCTGGCGGCGGCCGAGACGTGCAGCACCGAGGCGGTCCGGGTGGGCGACTCGCGGGCGGTCATCCTGGCCTCCAAGATGCAGGGCACGGCGGCGCTGCTGCAGGGCGACCTGCAGAAGGCCAGCGCGCTGCTCGGCGTGGCGATCGAGTTCAACACCGAGAACAGGGAGCTCAACCCCGGCCTGCTGCCCGCCATCGTCGAGCTGTCGATCGTCCTGACGACGCAGGGCGAGCTGTACGAGGCCGAGTCGCTGCTGCAGGACTGCCTTCAGGTGTGCAAGGAGCGCGGCGAGCTGTGGGTCAGCTCGCACGCGCAGTGGGCGCTGGCCAGCACCCGCATCGCGACCGGCAGGATCGACGACGCGCTGCAGAATGCCAGGGAGGCGCTGCGGATCAAGCGGCACTTCCACGACACGCTGGGCACGCTGATGGCGCTGGAGACGGCGGCGCGGATCTTCGTGCTGTCCGACCGGCTCTCGCTGGCCGCCCAGTTGCTGGGGGCGCTGCAGCAGAACTGGAAGACGGCCGGGCTGCCGCAGCTCGGCGCGCCCTGGATGACCGAGGAGCACAACGCGTGCATGCGGAGCTGCCGGCAGCGGATGGGCGAGCTGGCCTACAAGGACGCCTTCGAGGAGGGCGCCCGGCTCGATCTCGATGAGGCGTCCGCGCTCGCGCTGGACGACCCGGACGCCCCCGACGAGAGCTGA